Within the Chloroflexi bacterium ADurb.Bin180 genome, the region CGCACGCGAGCGCGGGTTAGAATTTGCGATTCCTGCGCCCCCGCCGGGAGACGGCAGGATCTCGACTCGCTGCGAGCTGCGCTGCCCCGACCCGAGCGCCAACCCGTACCTGGCTTTTGCGGCCATGCTCGCAGCAGGTCTGGATGGCATTCGTCGCGACCTTACCCCGCCTCCGCCGGTGGAGGAGAATGTCTATGAGCTTGACTCGACGATGCTACGGTCGCGGGCCATTATCAGCCTGCCCGGCACGCTGGAGGAAGCATTGCAGGAGCTGGAACGAGACGAGGTGATCGCTGCGGCGTTTGGTGAGCACACCTTCAAGCGC harbors:
- the glnA gene encoding Glutamine synthetase, producing MLAAGLDGIRRDLTPPPPVEENVYELDSTMLRSRAIISLPGTLEEALQELERDEVIAAAFGEHTFKRYIEAKRQEWDEYRLQVSSWEVERYLRVL